The genomic interval gattttgaatttcaaaagtCCAGTCCCTTTTTCAAAACCTGGTTTTTTGCACTTTCAGGTttacaattcaataaaaaaaattagaccgtaagagatagagagagagatgggTACTATTATAATGCAAGTTTGCAATCTTTAAGCTAAATTGTTGTCTCCAAGAACTGCTATGTGTGCTATGTCAGCCTATTGCTATGGGGACAATGTATGTGTGCCAACCATTTGACTAGGTCAAAGCATGGGGAGaaaaatttttaccttttttcctCTCTTGATTCTTCCATTTTTAGAAGCTTTCACTGCAGCTGTTTGACCTCACTAACAACAAGAATAAGCTCCACTCACccggaaaaaaaaaaagaaagaataagcTCCAATGTTGTGGTGGTGGGACGAGGTTTGTCCAAGGCTCGAGGGCTTTTGGCTTGTCTCCTGTTGTGCTAATTGTTTACTTTGGTCAAAATCCTCCAACTTTGATCCAAAACCAGCCGCAATATTCAATGAGAACACAGCATTGGATTTGTAGTTTTGTACACTATAGCTGTTAAAGGCCTGAAAAGTAGAAATTACAGCGGAAATGAGAACAAGTAATGCTAAGTCATAATGAGGGCAATCTCAAGTTCAGTTTAGTAGTAAAAGAATTTGACAGGCAAACTTAACTGTAACTGGGGGTAAAAAATTTTGggtttcattttattttttatttatttatgtttgagGGGTTAAAGTAATGAAGATTCAAAAGAAGGAATCAAATAGGAAGCCAATCACTGCTCCGGAATAAGGCAAGCTGGTTTTTGCAGCAACACATGAAGCAGGTGATCACGTGATGCTGGTCTGAGGAACCAAAAGCCTTGGTTCATGTACAGGTGGAGAGGTGGTCACCAAGTTCAAAGGGGGATCTCTCACCTTTCATTGCGGCTTCAGGCTTTTTTAAACTCAAAAATGGCTGCATCATTTGCCTTTCTGAGCCACTGTCAAAAAGACTCAAAGTTGCAATTACACCTCAGAGGTGATACCTAAAAGTTCAAAGCCAAGGCCCAATGGGTCAATGGGAGTCACTTTCAGAGAACTCCCCTTTACAAGTGGATTTATCATTTATGGTGCTGACCTTTAAAGTTGTTTTGTTTTGGGTCTTTTAGAACACTCTTTAGTACTCATTGATTTGAATGCATTATGTTCAGGAATCCTGGAAAGATTGGTGGTACTACAGTTGTCAAATTATTGCAATCTTTTATTGAGTTCTCAGAGCCGACGAATTCATCTAATGTAACATCATTAATGACCCTTATGCTGTAGCTTTCCTCAGGTCAGTGTTACTGCAATCAACCCCTTTTGGCAGAAGTGTGCCATTGTACCTCTtgcttttgaatattttgctGGTAAAAATTTCAGGGAACCATCcccttctttatttctttttggataaTTTTTGTTGATAATTTTGTTTCAGGTCTGAGTGATCAGCCATGTTACCGTTTCATGCTTCACATTGTCCTCCCCTGCATGAAAACAAGTTCCACTGATGAGTGAGTTACTGTTTTTTCAGGAAGATGAGTAAATTACTTGTGATCAAACAGAGAAAGAATTCCTGATTACTGAATGACGAGAACCATAGAGcctgaagaaaaataaagaatatctTGGTATAAAGAATTACACACAAGCTACATTTGTTCTGAGTTATCTATACAATTTCAGTATAAAAAAATTGGAGAATTTACACCATAACATTGGACATACAATGAACTTTCAATCCTCTAGTTGCAGCTGTTGCCAGAGTAACTAGATATCTTACACAATTACTTCGATCAGTGGAGCCAAAAGATAGCTTCATCTCTTTCCATAGGCACATTCATGCATGATGACAACATATGCCAGATAAATTAGGCAATATTTGGTTGGTTTGGTTAGTTGCTGGGTTTTAGATCCTTTTCAAATGCATCATACTCCCACTCAACAATCTCCTCTGTCTCGTACTCTGAACTTTCTCCGTCGTCATTTTCGAATTCAAATTTCAGTTTCTTCTGTTCTGCCCTCCTTGAGGAAGACCTTAATCGCGACCATGGACTTCTCTGTGACTTTGCACTGGATGGTGACTGTGATTTTTGACTTGGAGTTTCAACTTCAAAAGTTGGTCTCTCAATGGATTCAAATTCTCCCTTAATGCTTTCAAGATTATCAAATAGCTCTTTGACCCTTTGATTGTTTTTCCTGGATCAGGACCAtgaaccattaatggctgTGTTATGTTTCCTCAtacagaaagagaaagagaaacacGATAGAATTGTATACCTCTGGATGCCTTCATTTGGAGAATAAAACTGTGTTTTCATTGAATCCACTACACTTAAGGTATTTGAAATCTGCACAAAAAGGGAATCATGTCGTTTCTAAACATGATAATGTGGTGCATATTGCATTACTGCTAGTAAATAAGTACAAACAATAGAAAGAATTTTTTGTTCCTAGCAATATAATGCTGTTAGGGCCCTAAGCACAATAGAtgagttaaaagaaaaaggcttaCTGTAATATCATAGGAACTCAGAAAAGTAGCATATGACtctaaatgaaaataaaccaCATTCAGATGTTATCTTGATATATGAAAATTCATAGATACCTTGGATTCAAGGTTCAGAtattcttcttcaacattttttctttggttAAGACCTTTTTGAGATTCATCCTTAGCTGCTCTTCCTGACCTGATTTAGTAAAACAATTAAGAAGCTTGACTTAATCATGCACTGAAAGTTTCAAAGAAACAAAGCATTATACCTGTCACTTGAGCTCAAGTTCTCTACCAGTTGTCTAATACGTGAGATGGAAGGCTCCAGTTGTTCCTTAATAAAGGATAGATACCGAAGTATTAATAAGAAAACAGGAATGTTTCACCAGAGTCATGAATGGCAAGTGGACATATTATCATTAAGTTTGAAGAGCTTTCTGGATAAAGATATTAGAGCAATACCTTGTAAGCAGATAGAAGGTGAATGACCAGATTCACAAAATATTCTCCATATCTCTCTAGTTCACCACTAGCAAATATAAATGGAAATAGAAAATCAGACTCAAAGTAATCGTTTCGAGTTAGATAGAATAACTTAGGTGTAAAAACTATTAATTGCATAAGTAATGTGATATTGCAACCATTTCTTGTTTTCAGAAGGATGTGTAGTCAATAAAACTATAGGAGGGCTGACATCAATTCATCAGCTGGTCTAAAGGAAATTGATGCACGTACTTGACCTGCTTCTCCTTTTGTTCATTGTAGGTGGTTTGGAGATCCCATGTATCTTCCAGAAAGTTAATCCATGCATTAACGACATCTGCTTCTACTCTACATGAAGCAAGCGATTTTGAAATTTCCTCTTCCTATGACCAAAAGAAATAGAAGGAACGAAAAATGAAGACATTAAACTAGGGGTTCAGAATAGGTGGCAAACTGGTCTtgcaaattatatatatgaatagaTAGATTATTATAAAAGCATATGATCTAATTAGTACCATGGTGATAGTTAAAGCAATTATACCCTTGATTTCAGGAGTAACAGAATCTGATTACTGGCTTCATCAAAATGCTCTCGCTCTTCCTTGGAGTTGCGAAGGTGTGCTCGAGCAGCAGTAAGTGATGCATTGACCTGAACCAGATTCACATCCATAAACTGTAACCCCACTCTAGAAGATATGGAGGAAAACCCCAGGACTAATGTAGCAATAGCAATTATATATAGCATTAAGGTATTGGAAGTAATAGAACTGGCAATTCATCTTTGACACACATCACCACAAATGTATATGCACAAAAGAAGGGTGGAACTGAATGTTAACTGAGCAATGCCTAATGATATACCATTCAGAAAAGAGAAGTTGCccaagaaaagagaagagagatTAGTAGGGAGTGTTAAAGAAAAACCTTCTTTAATTCAGCTTCAAGTTCATCTTTTTGCTTCTCAAGCTCCTGAATCCCTTCTTCTAGTTCCTGGGAAATACCATGTCAAATATCTTTCATATTccttgagaaaagaaaaaagaaaaatttacttTAATGTACAAATGTCACATAAGAAACCAGTTAAGAAAGTATTACTTAATCCATAGATatgaattataaattttaagtcCCAATGGAGTCCTCGTTACTTTATGTTATGATGATAAGTCAATTGATAAATAGAATGGAAGCATAGGCAGTACATTGAGTGTCATTCATACTCTGTATAACAGAAACAGTTTCACTGAAATATAAATGGAAAACAAAAGTTTTCAAAGGAACTCATACTTTATAGATTAATGCCTCCTAGATGGTCACGACAAAGAGGAGATGGAGGAAGAACTAAGGAGGGATCAAGGCCTTCTATACATTTCAGAAAGAGATCAATCTAAGTGAATAATGGTTATGTTCTTCATTTAATATTCTCATAAGACAAGGACAGAGCTTCCCTTGAGGAATAGTACCTTCTCATGTTGGCTGACTTCATTGGCTTTAGCAACACGAAAGCTGAGAGCTTCTTCTTTCTGAAACCTGATTGAATTACAGAGGGAAAAGAACattaaaaagagagaatttgtACCTATAAATGCTAAAGCAAACAACAGAATTGtccattaaaaaaacaaaccgCAAGAGGCCATTAAAACACAATGTATATAGACAGAAGGAACTCTCCTTGCCTTATTTGACAAGAAATGTTATATATGCTGTTGAATTAATAATGATCATCTAACCAACATATCTGGTTAACACTAGCAAATTTCCCAGCTTCATATTAGTTTTAGTTCTTTCACTGATTAACTTTCAAAGATTAAAATTCATGTAATGCAATCTAGGTAAATAAGAAACTGTCTATAAGTACCCGACTCCTGAGCATTTTCTTAGCCCTAAAATGTCAGTGCATATAgttttaaaaagagaaaaggacaACACAACAATCTAAAACATTTCAAATGGGAAAATAGGGAAGTAATGATCCCTTTAAAACCTGTGCTCTACAATGCGCTTTTCAGCCTTTGAGGTTGAGTTAACGAGAGATTCTgataaaacttttaatttgTCGACCTACAACAAAAATGGACCATATTATAATAGCATAATTAACAGTTATAGTAAGCAGACGGCCAGGAGAACCATTGCTATTTGCATAAACTATACAAAATCTAATTGATtgtaaggaaaaaaagaagaaacactTGTTGGTAAACTACAAAACACTATCACAGTAGGACATGACATCGTACtagtttctcatttttttttttcaataactAATCTACAATTGATCATTGAACAAATTTTGGTTTCCAAACAGATCTTTCCAAGATGTGATGGTAAAAAAGACACTTTCATTAGGGCAACAGAGTAGAGCGGGTACATTAGCAGAACGAACAAAGAACTGCAGGGTAACATAAAATGACCTTGCTTACAACAGTTTAGCATGAACTCTCTTCCTAAAAACACCTTAGCACCTTGcccatatttttaaaagataacTGCTGGTGGTTAGCCTCAAATGTTGTTTAACACATTGCAGTGAACCAACTGCCATAGAAAATAAACAAGAGATGCATGCTTTTGAGGTGGAAGAGAAGCACCTTTTCAGCATGAAGTTTTGGAGAATCCCCGTTGCTTAAAGATTTTTTCTGTAATAAGAGTGCCTCCAATCTGGAATATAGCCTCACTTGTCCAAGAGCTTCTTTAAGAAACTACAGGGAAGATCAAAACATTCAGTTTTATTCACCTTCGGAACAGTGAAATATACAAAATTGGCTCAATCATTAGAGCTGAGAATGTAATGATATTTAggaaatgaaaagtaaaaaaaaaagaatgagatTGTGCATAACAAAGTGAAAAGCAAGGATAAAGCACTTTTTCACTCTATTTTGCAAATGAATATTAGGATATCACTGGAAGAGGATAGGAGCAATAGTTATTTATAGGTGAGAAAACTTCAGTTTtaaccacaaaaaaaaaaaaagaatgaattgACCAACTCAATTTGGTGCAAACAGGCTGGTTAATTCGGCTTTTCAGTTTTAATTGGAAATGGTTATGATTTGTTCAGGTTGTTTGCTCAGTTTAGTTAAACAACATTCCAAACCAGAAATTGTGCACAAGTATGCATGAATATTTATACCTCTATCATTGCAGCAGTTTGCTTTTCAGATGATTCTTCATGACCTTCATTTGAAGGGTTCTGGAATGCCTTCATTTCTCCAAGTTTTTTCTTCAGACTGCAGGCCTCAGCATCTATTCTGATAGCAGGCACAGAAAGAAGTGGAAGGAAAGATTACAGGTCAGTCTATTTTGTGACAATTATACATGCCTACAAGTGTTTATAATTGCTTAAACATTTAACAAATGGTAATGAATCCATATTAAACAATCAAAAGTTATATTTCTAGAAGATCAAAGTTCAAATATGGCCAAGATTTCTAAATCTAATTAACAGCATTTCCTTCAAAAATTTGTATCCCAAGGAACATTACAGTTATATCTTGACCTCCATGAGTAATATATCTAGCTTCCAAGAAGGCCAGGATTAATCCCCTTGAGATGCAAGATACCGCATAGGCCCATACCCACACCAATGCAGGTACCATAGGTCTATGACAAGCCTATGTACTACAGATCAAGGATGTTAAGGGAAAAGATTTGGAAGCAGAATCATTGAAAACACCAATATAAGCACTGCACATGGTAGTTGGTTTGAAACAATAATTGCAAAATACAGAGAGAAGTGTAGAAATTTGAAAGTTGTGAATCGTAAATTAATGTCAAAATATGCAgcaataaaaaagatattatcATTAACCACCTTGCAAGATCAGCACTAATCTTGAGCCCTGCAATTGCAGCTTGAGCATATTGGAGTAATTCTTCTCGTTTTACCTGAGAAATAAGAGGGAAAGAATGAGAGGAAGAGGTCATATTTATGCTATACATTAAGGTAAAATGAGTACAATGTACTTACCAGCACTTCCTCCTGATAGTTTGAGAATGCCATTGCTAAATTCTTTATGCTGCTCATTACTGCCTCATGAACTTCCTTTCCTTCTGCAAGGCAGATCCTGTATATGACCAAACAAAGAAGTTTACTTGAAATTCGTGtaatatatttaagagattAATTTAGGCCAGTATGGCCAAATATCAGACATTAAAAGTTACTAAAAGAGTGAGAAAAATCACCTAAATATCTCCAAAAATAGTGAAACCTCTTCCTCATTTGGTGCTTCAAGAATCTGAGTCATACAAAAGAGTACCCTGCGGTTAAACTCAATTGATCAGCAAATACAAAGCCCAAATATGCATTGCACACAAAGTTACACAAAAATGCAGAGAAAATTTCAGTATCATAATGCTGCAGCTCTCTAGTGGCCAGTAGCAGAGAAAAAAACCTCTAAAATCAAGTacaaaacttgtttttcttgttggttcttaaaaaatatgatataccCTAACTGCTACATGAATCAGTAAATTAGTCTGTTGGAGTCCAGGTTGATACAGCAGGATATAGATATCTAGATTACACATATCCAGCTGAAAAAGGCCTAACCTAATGATATAACATGATTCAAATTACTCAGAATGATCATTAGATTAAATAAGGTATATGTTCATAACAGATGATGATCCTTAATCTTAGTGATGAAGAATCAAGCTATGGCTCATGAGAGCATCCATCAAATGCTCTCCCACGAGCATGAAAACCCAATGAAGCAACAGAAGGAACCTAAACTATGACATCATTAGACTTAAAACTCAACATAAGTAAATTTCAAGGGTCAGCTATCCACAATACTTTCTCAAATGCTTTAGTTTTAAGATTATTTCCTTCATGAATGCAAGCATCGCCAAGCAAAATATTGTTAACATTATGAATGTAAGCACAATCCttactcaaaatttttatcattacCATAAATTCACTGCTAATTCTTTCTATTAACTATAAATATGACATGATCATTTCCAACGCAAACAAAAGAACATTGGCATCAATCAGGCATCTACCATAGACAACGTCATGCCTTCAAGAGCTTGACTGTAAAGAAAAACCTCTCGAAAATTCATTGGTTCGCCGATTTGAGGATCAAAGTAATAGACCTGTGATGATCAATAGTCAGATTTCAAacattaagaaattttgaaacaaaCTTTCTTTAAGATaagataaaatgataaaagaaatacaaaaGATCACCGACCAAAATTGACTTTTTAGGAGAATCCTTGAACTCCTCGAAAGAAAACTGATCATCAGCGTTTTCGTCATTATCATTACTCTTTGTAGTGTCGCTGTTGTTATtgtttttagtatttttatcGTCAGTAATatctttattgttttggtcATTAGATAATCTCTCGATTTCTTTAAGGGCGACGAGCCATCTTCTTAAAAGCTGAACTCTTTCAACTCCTCTACATGACACCGAAACTTCTTCGAGTCTCTTCACGGTTAGCCGAAAGTTCTGCATATTCCTCGCCGCCTGAATAactcaaaaatattaaaaaaaaaaaaccgccGAAAGAAGAGAAAACGCCGTTGTTTGGAActgaaaaggagaaaaaaaaaatatgtgaaTTACAATGCGGTACTGGATCATCTTGGCACCTCCCGCAACGGCGGACCCAGCATGTTGCACAACGGAATCGGCGTAGCTCCTTACGGTGCGTGTCAGGTTGTTGTTGCCGCCTACTTCCACCGCTCTGTTCACCGCCGTTCTTATCCATGACATTTCTCCCTACCTCAAAAGACGACGAATTTCCGACAAAAATAAATGAGGAAACACGACCAAGGCGTTTGAATATCGTCGTAAAAAAATTGTCACTTCTGCATGTTAGGAAAAGCGAcgaaaggaagagaaaaagtcaaaagaaaataaaaaaaatagataaataactTCGGACATTGACGAGTCCCATGCCTTTTGTTTcgctttttccctttctgtTCAATGACCAACattctttttctaaatttcagaaaataaaaaaaaaaatttgctaTTGATGTCCATGACCAGCAAATATGGTATTGCTGTTATTTTAACtttaagagagaaaaagaaattactaAAAATTCGTTACTAAAACTAATTTGCTTTAATCTCAATAACTTATATTTAATATGTTGTGGGTATATAAATTACACATactaataataaatcaaatattatcatctcattaataaattaattaaaaattttaaagaataaatatttataattttaaaatatttcttttaaaagatttttaaatttttatttttatatatttatgaaataatattttttgattaaatgataattatttgCCTCTGCTTTACCTATAAGATGAAAATCTtattcatcatcaaaaacaatttctcaatattaaaaaataagggAAATTTCCAAGACCAATACCATATAATGtggtaataatttttttttttttttgcttgtaattaagtttgaatcttATTTTATGAGTTTCTCTTTATCCAAATATGGATATCTAAACaatttttggattttcttCGCCAGCTTCTCTTGATGagtattttcatttaaattaatatataaaggGTTTAATTACactttataaaatcataaactaAATCAACAAACAAGTGTTTTGATCTCTAGTGGTACATACAGCTATGGGAAGCAATGACTTCAGATTTTATTCACTAAGACTATCTATCTAAATACAAGATGAGTCCTCACAGACCATTTGAAGGTCAACAATGAATACAAATGAGTGAGTGACAGTGGAAGCAAAGGTTAAAAACTTGAAATATGTCAGAAAAATCTGTTCTCTGTGGGGGACTTCATGCTACTGATCATCTCATTGGAAGAATTAAACTGAATTCTGTAAGCCACCAACTATGTCACTCAATATCTGGCAATGGCACTTTCCAAAAATTCCAGGAGTTAAAATCTTCCTGCAAAGATATCGGAATATTCAGGGATATCATTCAAGGCTCCATAAGAAATCAGGGACAGTTGCAGAGAATTTTTCTGTTCTTCTTCTTGCATTATATTTAAAGAGGCGAGAAATATAGTCCTTACCTGCTCAACCAACGAGGTTGGGGGGAACATGTCGTTGACAAGAGTATGCAACGAAGTGTATGACCTCACATCAATACGACTAATAGCCACCTCACCCTGCCAGTTTGAATCAGATTGTTAGAAAGTTCATATGGTAATGCCAGGACATGTTCGATTCCTTTCCTTCACTTTTTTTCTCATAAGAAGGACATCGAAAGTATGTACCTTTGGgttaataataaatatctTGCCCTTTGGGATACCAATTTTTCTATAACTGAGCTCATCTGTGTCTCTGTTCCCAAAGCCCGCATAAAAGGGATTGTAATCAGAAGGGAAAAGTTTTTTGATATCCTGCAATGCgcataaaagaaagaaatcaaaggTGAAAAGATTGATCCTGTTGCAGTAATTATTTCAATCTACATTGAGAAAGGTTTAGTATTTCAGAATTTACCTCTAAACATGCTATTTTGAATTCATGAGGTGCTCTTCTTATCACTGCCATCAATAAGGTGGAAATTGTAGAATAAATCAGACGTTAACTTGTAAATTATTacaaagaaggaagaaaaagaagaaaagggagGGATTGGGGAGGAGAGATAATGCATGTAACTAGACGATACAGCCTAAAGATTCTGATATAAATAGAAGGTCAAAACAACAAAGATAGCCACTTTTATCACTTAGAGGTTCTCTGATCGGATGTAATCAGCATTTTTCCCCTCAAGTTGCTGAAACCATAAAATTGTGATGCGAACTTAAAAAACAAGCTAGATTACAAAAAATGTCCCAAAAAAAGCAAGTTCTTACCTTCACGGTACAATGAGGGAAACAAACCGTCAGGAGAAATAACAACAGGTCCATTGGGTAAAGCTTTTCCATCCtgcaaaaacaaagcaatcaGTGAAAAATTGATTACAAACTCATAATTTCAAAGTCAAACCATTTTAAGAAGGAAGATGATTTCAAAATGTTAACTTGTTTCTTTAGTTGTTACTTTTCATATAGCCTTTTAGGAAAACTTGTATTTTCTAATACAAATAATACttttgaagaattaaaaattaaaaaaattaactcatAGAATTTTCTAATATTGAAATATTCAGTTAAGAACACCAAACCTAGCTATTACACTACCTGTTTCAGGTTGAGTAAAAAACTTCTGGTTAGATATGCCTGAACAATTGCACGTGCACTGAGAAACAGCAGCTGATATCCATTCTCCTGTTGTGAACATAAACTTAAGTATTTGACATGAGATACCCAAGGAAATCATTTTACTAACATGCATGTCAACATAGGTTAGCTAATGGAATAAATACAAGAAACACACTGGCTGtcataagaaataaataaataaccacactcaattaaaattaatcatttaaactAAAATCCAAAGTGACCGGATACTGGAACCTGATATTCCCTAGAAACAATATTGTGTTTGTGCATGCATATGCACATGTTAGTGAGAGGCGTCGACAGACAGAGATGCAACTTCTGAAAAGGATTTTGCTACTACATGGTATCTAAGGAGTGCaaaaatacatataaaaaaaaatggttaagAAGCGCAACAGCAATGGGATAATGTTCACATCATCATGATACTAATGTTATTCCATAAGCTTGCTGTCTAAAACATGATGAAGGTATATATCATCACTTACATCAGTGGAAACTTTTATAAACCAAAATGTAAGACAACTTTTGTTTTCAGTTTTAAACCTAAAAAAGGGAGGGAGCATACTGGAGCCAGTTCCTGGATCTAATTTTGCATGACAGTCCAAAACAGAACAAAGGCTCAATTAAGGCAAGTTGAACAATGAAACAAATTGAGGAAAAGCAAACCTTGATAGCAGAGAAAAGTCTAGCTACACCAGATTGTGTCCAATCCCTTCCAACTAAAGGCATAAACTGGCCTAAAACGTCTGACCTGAAAGAAATACGTCAAAATTATTGAAAGACACATCTTGTATTAAAACTATACATGATTGAAACatatttcaaaagaaagatttaacCACAAACCAATTCAGGTATGGCAGCTTCTAGAAATGCTAATTGTTGCTTTAATACTAAAAATCATAATGGAAGATCTgatttcaacttcaaatataaGCATATGGtttatttttctccttttctttaatttattagttCATAGCTCCAGTATCATACTCATACCATAATGATGTCTAGTAAGGAAATTCTCTGCCATTTCTAGAATAAATATCATGCTAAGAATCACAGGTAAGTTTATACAGGTCTGTAAATGGGTAAAACCTAGAACATTTAAAATAATGCGGAGAGGTAACGTCAGGAGATAAAAGAATCTTTACTTGGTAATAGTTCCATCAACATCTGAGATTACTATCTTTGCATTCCACTTCCACAAGTAAAGATGAGCATCAACCTGTTAAAGATACATAGGTTTTAGAGGCTAAAATTTGAGCATACAACAAACCTTGCAAACATACCAGAAGAATTGAGTAGTAGAGAATTGAAACCTGTTGTGTTCCCAGAACCCTGGTGCAGAAACTGAAAGTGATCATATTTTGACCATCTTTCAGATTCAAGGATGCTATCTGCTCATTAGTGGGAACATTTGTCCTAATAAATTGCTTGTTGGGAGATTCAATCCTTCCACTGGATGTTGGAGTTGAATCTGATAGTGAATTTTGTAGACCAGATTCAGTATCAACAAATACCTCCTCACTAGATGAATTGCTGTTGGTGTGCTCAAGGGTTTTGACCCTTCTAAACGGTATAGACCAGAGCCTCCATCTGCGGCCAGAGGATGTGGAAGTGACTATAGAATCATCATCCTTCGGGTTTGATGACTCATCTTGTTCAACAGGGATTGCATCTTGTGGCTCAAGAGGTAACTCTAAACCAAATGCAGCCATTCCGAGAACAACAGGAGCAGCTTTTTCCCATGGCAAGTACTGCTGTCCAAATCGGATGATTAGGTTTCCATTCTTAATAATTGACATTGCAGAATTTTTA from Theobroma cacao cultivar B97-61/B2 chromosome 5, Criollo_cocoa_genome_V2, whole genome shotgun sequence carries:
- the LOC18597840 gene encoding kinesin-related protein 4; translated protein: MSWIRTAVNRAVEVGGNNNLTRTVRSYADSVVQHAGSAVAGGAKMIQYRIAARNMQNFRLTVKRLEEVSVSCRGVERVQLLRRWLVALKEIERLSNDQNNKDITDDKNTKNNNNSDTTKSNDNDENADDQFSFEEFKDSPKKSILVYYFDPQIGEPMNFREVFLYSQALEGMTLSMILEAPNEEEVSLFLEIFRICLAEGKEVHEAVMSSIKNLAMAFSNYQEEVLVKREELLQYAQAAIAGLKISADLARIDAEACSLKKKLGEMKAFQNPSNEGHEESSEKQTAAMIEFLKEALGQVRLYSRLEALLLQKKSLSNGDSPKLHAEKVDKLKVLSESLVNSTSKAEKRIVEHRFQKEEALSFRVAKANEVSQHEKELEEGIQELEKQKDELEAELKKVNASLTAARAHLRNSKEEREHFDEASNQILLLLKSREEEISKSLASCRVEADVVNAWINFLEDTWDLQTTYNEQKEKQVNGELERYGEYFVNLVIHLLSAYKEQLEPSISRIRQLVENLSSSDRSGRAAKDESQKGLNQRKNVEEEYLNLESKISNTLSVVDSMKTQFYSPNEGIQRKNNQRVKELFDNLESIKGEFESIERPTFEVETPSQKSQSPSSAKSQRSPWSRLRSSSRRAEQKKLKFEFENDDGESSEYETEEIVEWEYDAFEKDLKPSN